In Mustela nigripes isolate SB6536 chromosome 2, MUSNIG.SB6536, whole genome shotgun sequence, a single window of DNA contains:
- the LOC132009720 gene encoding olfactory receptor 7A17-like — protein MEPSNDTGISDFLLLGLSEEPDLQPLIFGLFLSMYLITVCGNLLIILAVTTDSHLHTPMYFFLVNLSFVDICFISTTVPKMLQNIQNNSKVITYAGCITQIYFVLLFAGWDDFLLTVMAYDRFVAICHPLHYTVIMNPRLCGLLVLVSWIISAQNSLLQSLMALRLSFCTGMEIPHFFCELSKVVGQACPDKFLNDMVMYFATVLLGVAPLPGILYSYSKIVSSICHISSIQGKYKAFSTCASHLSVVSLFYCTGLGVYLSSASPQSSHSSAVASVMYTVVTPMLNPFIYSLRNRDIKSALKRIVGVPVI, from the coding sequence ATGGAACCAAGCAATGATACCGGAATTTCAGACTTTCTTCTCCTGGGATTATCAGAGGAACCAGACCTACAGCCCCTCATCTTTGGGCTTTTCCTCTCTATGTACCTGATCACTGTATGTGGAAACCTGCTCATCATCCTGGCTGTCACCACAGACTCTCAtctccacacccccatgtacttcttccttgtGAATCTGTCTTTTGTAGACATCTGCTTCATCTCCACCACTGTCCCCAAGATGCTGCAGAACATTCAGAATAACAGCAAAGTCATAACATATGCAGGCTGCATCACACAGATATACTTTGTCCTACTCTTCGCAGGGTGGGATGATTTTCTCCTTACTGTGATGGCTTATGACCGTTTTGTGGCCATCTGTCACCCTTTGCACTACACCGTCATCATGAACCCCCGGCTCTGTGGACTGCTGGTTCTGGTGTCCTGGATCATCAGTGCTCAGAATTCCTTGTTACAGAGTTTAATGGCATTGCGGTTGTCCTTCTGTACAGGCATGGAAATCCCCCATTTTTTCTGTGAACTCAGTAAGGTTGTTGGGCAAGCCTGTCCTGACAAGTTTCTTAATGACATGGTGATGTATTTTGCAACTGTGCTGCTGGGTGTTGCTCCTCTGCCTGGGATCCTTTACTCTTATTCTAAGATCGTTTCCTCCATATGTCATATATCATCAATTCAAGGCAAGTATAAAGCATTTTCCACCTGCGCATCTCACCTTTCAGTTGTCTCCTTATTTTACTGTACAGGCTTAGGAGTGTACCTTagctctgcttctccccagaGCTCCCACTCAAGTGCAGTAGCCTCGGTGATGTACACGGTGGTCACACCCATGCTCAACCCCTTCATCTACAGCCTGAGGAACAGAGACATAAAGAGTGCTCTGAAAAGAATTGTTGGGGTTCCAGTGATTTAA